One window of Paenibacillus sp. FSL K6-3182 genomic DNA carries:
- a CDS encoding carbohydrate ABC transporter permease — protein sequence MFINLRKLDKWIIQAVLAIVAVVWLYPLVQSVIKSLGINGFGNYLAVINHPKVNYFLVVFNSFFIAVCTTLAVGLLATLAAYAFSKMQFKMKNVLFYSLVACLAIPATAVMSPLFFTAKTLGIMNSYSGVILPLVAFNAPFMLLILKNYFDSIPNAILEAGMIDGCTSFRMYRTIMIPLGIPAIINIAVLTFIYSWNDYIIPLLLIRDEEMYTVTLATQFFTGTTNQTPEMVAQLYAALILMTIPSIIVYMFGQNAMKSGLTAGAVKS from the coding sequence ATGTTTATTAATTTACGCAAATTAGATAAATGGATCATTCAAGCCGTGTTAGCCATAGTTGCGGTCGTTTGGTTGTATCCGCTTGTACAATCCGTCATTAAATCGCTCGGCATCAATGGGTTTGGCAATTATCTTGCCGTTATCAATCACCCAAAGGTCAATTATTTCCTAGTCGTTTTCAATAGCTTTTTTATCGCGGTATGCACAACTCTCGCAGTAGGTTTGCTAGCTACACTGGCTGCTTATGCATTCTCAAAAATGCAATTCAAAATGAAAAACGTCCTGTTTTATTCGCTGGTTGCCTGCTTGGCTATTCCTGCGACAGCGGTCATGTCACCGCTCTTTTTTACAGCAAAAACACTTGGCATTATGAATAGCTATTCTGGCGTCATTTTGCCATTGGTCGCATTCAACGCACCGTTCATGCTTCTTATTCTCAAAAACTATTTCGATTCCATTCCGAATGCGATTCTGGAAGCGGGCATGATTGATGGCTGCACATCCTTCCGAATGTACAGAACGATCATGATCCCGCTTGGCATTCCAGCTATTATTAATATTGCAGTGCTTACGTTTATCTACTCATGGAATGACTATATCATTCCGCTGCTCCTCATTCGTGATGAAGAGATGTATACCGTTACGCTGGCTACGCAATTTTTTACGGGTACAACAAATCAGACGCCAGAAATGGTCGCACAGCTTTATGCAGCGCTTATTTTGATGACTATTCCTTCAATTATTGTTTATATGTTCGGTCAGAATGCAATGAAATCAGGCTTAACGGCAGGTGCTGTAAAAAGCTAA
- a CDS encoding sugar ABC transporter permease yields MNGNRSVLSGWRAYLYILPILIVSGLFLYYCIGFTVYTSFHSWNGIDSEMKYIGFDNYIKLFDDKSYHIALRNNLVFFIFTVGIQAALGLMLAILLRAKLRGHSIFRSVYFIPTIMAPIIIAAIFRIIMDTNFGSLNEGLRALGLDFLAVSWLGDPKYALMSIIIVNIFEWMGFSMTLYYSALLAIPDEIYESAKIDGSGFWRTLFKITVPLVGGTTSTLVILGIVGSLKTFDIVSLLTGGGPGRSTEFLTTYVYKKAIEEFNGGMSAAAGVTILIIALILAVLQIQYTNRQQRDL; encoded by the coding sequence ATGAACGGCAATCGTTCTGTTCTTTCCGGATGGAGAGCTTATTTATATATTTTACCAATTCTTATCGTATCGGGTTTATTTTTGTACTATTGCATAGGATTTACGGTTTATACGAGCTTTCATTCATGGAACGGCATTGACTCGGAGATGAAATATATCGGCTTTGATAACTATATCAAGCTGTTTGACGATAAGTCCTACCATATCGCACTGCGGAATAATCTCGTGTTCTTTATTTTTACAGTGGGCATTCAAGCGGCGCTTGGGTTAATGCTGGCGATACTGCTTCGCGCGAAGCTGCGGGGCCATTCCATCTTCAGATCGGTCTATTTCATACCGACCATTATGGCACCGATCATTATTGCAGCTATATTCCGTATCATTATGGATACAAACTTCGGCAGTCTAAATGAAGGATTGCGCGCTTTGGGGCTAGATTTTCTAGCTGTATCCTGGCTTGGCGATCCCAAATATGCGCTCATGTCGATCATTATCGTCAATATTTTTGAATGGATGGGCTTTAGTATGACGCTTTATTATTCAGCGCTTCTAGCCATTCCAGATGAAATCTATGAATCAGCAAAAATTGACGGCTCCGGCTTCTGGAGGACGCTGTTCAAAATTACGGTTCCGCTCGTTGGCGGCACAACGTCTACACTCGTCATTCTTGGTATTGTCGGCTCGCTCAAAACGTTCGACATCGTATCGCTGCTTACTGGCGGCGGACCGGGGCGCTCGACAGAGTTTCTGACTACCTATGTGTATAAGAAGGCGATTGAGGAGTTTAATGGCGGGATGTCCGCTGCTGCAGGAGTGACCATTCTCATCATCGCTCTCATACTTGCCGTGCTGCAAATTCAGTATACGAACCGTCAACAACGTGATTTATAA
- a CDS encoding sugar ABC transporter substrate-binding protein, translated as MKKLSFRFALVLALSICLTLTAAACGSKNTDTNNGKNSGSTSTEQQTVTFWSWVPTDVQAEKAIAAFEAANPNIKVDYWRGEQTDFQKKLQVAMAANEGPDLLGMQVGGMLNQYANTLEPIEALADTNWGTGWQDKFVKASIDQVRAKDGTMVALPLNLTGQEFVLYNKTIFDKLGITKVPATYEEWLSVNATIREKGNGIVPVAFGAKDIWHDVDMFVALSNQYAPGKIYEAEQGKVAWTDQAFVDTMTAWSKLFTDKVMQDGALGLSTYPDARDQYFYSGKAAMFLTGSWHAGFSLPGGEKDGTAIENDETGIFLLPQIGPNESKAVASVDTALSINKNSKNKEAAWKLLEFMTQGEGQQIMADFIQGSPAKIGVEIQSLDQFKFESEREAIKTVKDAIENAVGKRLLDYPELTNAIGVAMQDVAAGKSIETSLKDIQKVSDGIDRK; from the coding sequence ATGAAAAAATTATCTTTTAGATTTGCGCTTGTATTGGCATTATCCATTTGTTTAACATTGACGGCTGCTGCTTGCGGCAGCAAAAACACAGACACAAACAACGGCAAGAATAGTGGATCAACTTCTACGGAACAGCAAACGGTTACTTTCTGGTCTTGGGTTCCTACGGATGTACAAGCGGAGAAAGCGATTGCGGCATTTGAAGCAGCTAACCCGAACATTAAAGTAGATTACTGGCGCGGCGAGCAAACAGACTTTCAGAAGAAGCTTCAAGTAGCGATGGCTGCCAACGAAGGTCCGGATCTTCTTGGTATGCAAGTTGGAGGCATGCTGAACCAATATGCCAACACGCTAGAGCCTATCGAAGCGCTTGCGGATACGAACTGGGGTACTGGCTGGCAGGACAAGTTCGTTAAAGCTTCTATCGATCAAGTAAGAGCAAAAGACGGCACAATGGTTGCACTGCCGCTTAACTTGACTGGCCAAGAATTTGTTCTTTATAACAAAACGATTTTTGATAAATTGGGCATTACAAAAGTGCCGGCAACGTATGAAGAGTGGTTGTCTGTAAATGCGACTATTCGTGAGAAAGGCAACGGCATCGTGCCTGTAGCTTTCGGAGCGAAGGACATTTGGCATGACGTTGATATGTTCGTAGCGCTTAGCAATCAATACGCGCCAGGCAAAATCTATGAAGCAGAGCAAGGCAAAGTAGCTTGGACCGATCAAGCTTTCGTCGACACAATGACAGCATGGAGCAAGCTATTCACTGATAAAGTAATGCAAGACGGAGCTTTGGGCTTGTCTACTTACCCAGATGCTCGTGACCAATACTTCTATTCTGGTAAAGCAGCGATGTTCTTGACTGGTTCTTGGCATGCAGGCTTCAGCCTTCCAGGCGGAGAGAAAGACGGAACAGCGATTGAAAACGATGAAACGGGCATTTTCTTGCTTCCGCAAATCGGACCAAACGAATCCAAAGCGGTTGCCAGCGTAGATACAGCACTTTCAATCAACAAGAACTCCAAAAACAAGGAAGCGGCTTGGAAGCTGCTTGAGTTTATGACACAAGGCGAAGGCCAACAAATTATGGCTGATTTCATTCAAGGATCACCAGCTAAGATTGGCGTTGAAATTCAATCGCTTGATCAATTTAAATTCGAATCCGAGCGTGAAGCGATCAAAACGGTGAAAGATGCAATCGAAAATGCAGTAGGCAAACGTCTGCTTGATTACCCTGAGCTTACGAATGCGATTGGTGTAGCGATGCAGGATGTTGCAGCAGGTAAAAGCATTGAAACCTCGCTTAAAGATATCCAGAAGGTTTCTGACGGCATCGACCGCAAGTAG
- a CDS encoding helix-turn-helix transcriptional regulator translates to MFKEECGQGFSDYVNHVRVEQAKLLIRSGDVDLKDVVKQVGFNNYNYFFTVFKKTTGNTPIEYEKQQK, encoded by the coding sequence ATGTTCAAGGAGGAATGCGGTCAAGGCTTCTCTGATTATGTCAACCATGTGCGAGTGGAACAAGCTAAGCTGCTGATCAGGTCAGGCGATGTTGATTTAAAGGATGTTGTAAAGCAGGTTGGCTTTAACAATTACAATTATTTCTTTACGGTATTCAAAAAAACTACTGGAAACACGCCAATCGAATATGAAAAACAACAAAAATAA
- a CDS encoding response regulator: MINVLLVDDDLPMLSKLKNIMNWEAGSFNLCGEASGGYAAIKLLDERKPEIVITDMSMPGMDGLELISYMEEHYPHIQVIAISSYSDVHYVKNSMKKGAVDYILKHELDAETLAAALASARERFAIEQEEQAKTLDLQRQIQQNQTTLIRGFIRSLVQYTYNSEEELLLQMDKLDLALNLRMLTVVVAEWDSRGMLHDKFNAKELDYIMGTFMDITDNILADTGNAYMTPIENGKFAILFSFDTNSKFIWHTIISEALSRIRLSAKRQLNLMLSFSVSEMCSKVNVLHEYFNETDKALQERFYEGGDVVIWPGIQRKAGADSGASFSVDVKLERTLLSLLAASNEKDLVIKIEELFTRMNEARAPHKTAQMVAVELIHLVNRKAKEAGIADQDLFEGDQNPYLAIGKFDTLSDLKEWIVGVYKKLSRRFVRMCMTIFILKIPAALWSGFGKNSQSQSLCRRPQMSLESIPLI, encoded by the coding sequence ATGATTAATGTTTTGCTGGTCGATGACGATCTGCCTATGTTGAGCAAGCTGAAAAACATCATGAACTGGGAAGCGGGCAGCTTTAATTTATGCGGAGAAGCCAGCGGCGGCTATGCAGCGATCAAGCTTCTGGATGAACGCAAGCCTGAAATCGTCATTACGGACATGAGTATGCCGGGAATGGATGGTTTAGAGCTGATCAGTTATATGGAGGAGCATTATCCGCATATTCAAGTGATAGCGATCAGCAGCTACAGCGATGTTCATTATGTGAAGAACAGTATGAAAAAGGGCGCTGTCGACTATATTTTGAAGCATGAGCTGGATGCAGAAACATTGGCTGCTGCCCTTGCAAGCGCACGGGAGCGGTTTGCGATAGAGCAGGAGGAGCAGGCGAAGACGCTGGATTTGCAGCGGCAAATTCAGCAGAATCAAACAACGCTGATCAGGGGGTTCATTCGAAGTCTTGTTCAGTACACATACAATAGCGAAGAAGAGCTTCTCTTGCAGATGGACAAGCTTGATTTAGCTCTGAACCTGCGGATGCTCACCGTCGTCGTTGCAGAGTGGGATAGCCGCGGCATGCTTCATGATAAATTTAACGCCAAAGAGCTTGACTATATTATGGGCACTTTTATGGATATTACCGACAATATCCTTGCAGATACAGGAAACGCTTATATGACGCCGATCGAAAATGGGAAGTTTGCTATTTTATTTTCATTTGATACGAACAGCAAATTTATTTGGCACACGATTATTTCGGAAGCGCTCTCCCGAATCAGATTGAGCGCCAAACGGCAGCTTAACCTGATGTTAAGCTTCAGCGTAAGTGAAATGTGCAGCAAGGTGAATGTGCTGCATGAATACTTCAATGAGACGGACAAAGCGCTGCAGGAGAGGTTTTATGAGGGCGGCGATGTCGTCATTTGGCCGGGGATACAGCGAAAGGCAGGGGCTGACTCTGGAGCAAGCTTCTCCGTAGATGTGAAGCTGGAGCGAACATTGCTGTCGCTTCTCGCAGCATCCAATGAAAAGGATCTGGTCATCAAAATCGAAGAGCTGTTTACTAGAATGAATGAAGCGCGTGCACCGCATAAAACGGCTCAAATGGTTGCGGTAGAACTCATTCATCTTGTTAATCGCAAGGCGAAGGAAGCTGGCATTGCAGATCAGGATTTGTTCGAAGGCGACCAGAATCCTTACCTGGCGATTGGTAAATTTGATACGCTCTCCGATCTGAAGGAATGGATTGTTGGGGTGTATAAGAAGCTGTCGAGGCGCTTCGTCCGTATGTGCATGACAATCTTTATTCTGAAAATACCCGCCGCACTATGGAGTGGGTTCGGAAAAAATTCTCAGAGCCAATCACTTTGCAGGAGGCCGCAGATGTCATTGGAGTCAATTCCTCTTATTTGA
- a CDS encoding sensor histidine kinase: MRIGIRTKIFTSFSVVIIVSLTIVSVLWYNKYYDSQRDSAESFMSRTILDANKSFELTLKDIDYISTIISLNRPNVIDVLLPDPSESLINRLEKDRKLDNFISSLYGYKYYISSIQVASLGGRSYSQGATVPTNEFMESSWFEQLLEQRGNKIFITTHSNKKLNYVSSYVNQNVVSIARAIMDGSEAAGYVMVDFSYEVVERIFNTPLPNKSQLFLIDEKGNFVYSPRNKDINQPISDTAYADVLPELKGSSGKLSMNINGEKHLVIYHTSDFTNWTTVGLIPQGELLAESRKAANTIMIIPMVTLIVALFVATILSNQITINIGRLRQAMKKVSEGNLSDPIAISSGDEVEELSHGFNAMVTNLRLLLDDVKQTEEQKRILEFKALQAQINPHFLFNTLNQIKWLADVQKADNIKQLVTSLVTLLHSSMGKGGEYVTVQEEQQYLEHYLNIQQFRYYDKFVAVFDIEEEILQVRMLKFLLQPIVENALIHGLEPLKGRGQLTVKGYEDDGHIVIQVSDNGVGIEQERLETIFNKVTEKNRSRFSGIGLVNVQQRMKLHYGIGYGLQIESVPGLFTTVTVRIPIEVKGDNKHD; this comes from the coding sequence ATGAGAATCGGCATTCGCACCAAGATATTCACAAGCTTCTCTGTAGTAATCATTGTTTCGCTGACGATAGTTAGCGTGTTGTGGTACAACAAATATTATGATAGCCAGCGCGATTCGGCTGAGAGCTTTATGTCCCGTACCATTTTGGATGCAAATAAAAGCTTCGAGCTTACTCTCAAGGACATCGATTATATTAGTACGATTATTTCTCTTAACCGGCCCAACGTGATTGATGTGCTTTTGCCTGATCCCTCTGAAAGTTTAATTAATCGACTCGAGAAGGATCGTAAGCTTGATAACTTCATTTCTAGTTTATATGGCTACAAATATTACATATCGAGCATACAAGTAGCGAGTTTGGGAGGCCGCAGCTACTCGCAGGGGGCCACGGTTCCAACCAATGAATTTATGGAGTCGAGCTGGTTCGAGCAGCTGCTCGAGCAAAGAGGGAATAAAATATTTATTACGACTCATTCCAATAAAAAACTTAATTATGTGTCTTCCTATGTGAACCAAAACGTCGTTTCTATTGCGAGGGCAATCATGGACGGCTCGGAGGCGGCAGGTTACGTCATGGTTGATTTTAGTTATGAGGTTGTTGAGCGTATTTTCAATACCCCTCTGCCTAATAAAAGTCAGCTGTTTCTGATTGATGAAAAAGGGAATTTTGTCTACTCGCCGCGCAACAAGGATATTAATCAGCCGATTTCAGATACAGCTTATGCAGATGTGCTCCCTGAGCTGAAGGGCAGCTCGGGCAAGCTAAGCATGAACATAAACGGAGAGAAGCATCTTGTTATTTATCATACTTCCGATTTTACAAATTGGACGACAGTGGGGCTAATTCCGCAGGGTGAGCTGCTCGCAGAGAGCAGAAAAGCAGCCAATACGATTATGATTATTCCTATGGTGACCCTCATTGTTGCCCTTTTTGTTGCTACGATTTTGTCCAATCAAATTACGATTAATATCGGCCGTTTAAGGCAGGCCATGAAGAAGGTCAGCGAGGGCAATTTATCTGATCCTATTGCAATATCATCAGGCGATGAAGTGGAGGAGCTGAGCCATGGCTTTAACGCGATGGTTACCAACTTGCGGCTGCTGCTTGATGATGTGAAGCAAACGGAGGAGCAGAAACGGATTCTTGAGTTTAAAGCGCTTCAGGCGCAGATCAATCCTCATTTTTTATTCAATACACTAAATCAAATCAAATGGCTGGCAGATGTACAGAAAGCCGACAATATTAAGCAGCTAGTTACCTCTCTCGTTACACTCCTACATAGCAGCATGGGCAAAGGCGGAGAGTATGTTACCGTTCAAGAGGAACAGCAATATTTGGAGCATTATTTGAATATTCAGCAGTTTCGTTATTACGATAAGTTTGTCGCTGTATTCGACATCGAGGAAGAGATTTTGCAGGTGCGTATGTTGAAGTTTTTGCTGCAGCCTATTGTTGAGAATGCCCTCATTCATGGCTTAGAGCCGCTTAAGGGAAGAGGACAGCTCACGGTTAAAGGATATGAGGATGATGGACATATCGTAATACAGGTGTCAGACAATGGAGTAGGCATCGAGCAAGAGCGATTGGAAACTATTTTTAATAAAGTCACTGAAAAAAATCGGTCTAGATTTAGCGGTATTGGGCTTGTAAATGTACAGCAGAGAATGAAGCTCCATTATGGAATAGGCTATGGCCTGCAAATCGAGAGCGTGCCCGGTTTATTCACGACGGTAACTGTGCGTATTCCGATTGAAGTGAAGGGAGACAACAAGCATGATTAA
- a CDS encoding NAD(P)H-dependent oxidoreductase yields MKHLIVYCHPNPDSFNNAIVDAFIESLKEQGHEVVVRDLYAMRFDPVLKASDFEALHEGNTPLDIKTEQEHVKWADAFTMVYPIWWTGLPALIKGYIDRVFSYGFAYAYGEDGTISKLLAGKKGLIINTHGTPSEIYSRTGMYDGLKKTSDTGIYEFCGIKSVGHIFFGSVPQIDDAARKKMLEEVRGKAVSLFE; encoded by the coding sequence ATGAAGCACTTAATCGTCTATTGTCATCCTAATCCAGACAGCTTTAATAACGCCATTGTGGATGCTTTTATTGAATCATTAAAGGAGCAAGGCCATGAGGTCGTCGTCCGAGATTTGTACGCGATGCGATTTGACCCTGTGCTCAAAGCCAGCGATTTTGAGGCGCTGCACGAAGGCAACACACCTTTGGATATTAAAACGGAGCAAGAGCATGTGAAATGGGCGGATGCTTTTACGATGGTATATCCTATTTGGTGGACGGGGCTGCCCGCACTTATTAAAGGATACATTGATCGAGTATTCTCGTATGGTTTCGCTTATGCGTATGGTGAGGATGGAACGATCAGCAAGCTGCTTGCGGGCAAGAAGGGGCTTATTATTAATACACATGGAACGCCTTCGGAGATTTACAGCCGGACTGGCATGTACGATGGGCTGAAAAAAACTTCGGATACGGGTATTTATGAATTTTGCGGCATCAAGTCAGTTGGCCATATATTTTTTGGCAGCGTGCCGCAAATTGATGATGCAGCCCGAAAGAAGATGCTCGAAGAAGTGCGGGGCAAGGCAGTCAGCTTGTTCGAATAG
- a CDS encoding VCBS repeat-containing protein, with protein MHSSFHTHRYQPDRLATDEYLLDMKQGDVTGDGIPDQIYLIGHKPDGPSGIFADHITLVIQDGYSQQRTVVPLQNNAGYNAVLLLGDFDKNQIPDILISIDSGGSGGYGIFYIYSFAHHALHKLFDSDSYNQQYKFRVQYEDMYKVSVSSAQLDLLFIIDISSKGAAYLATYYNENGTLKQPLQGEVLAIAALNPIITAENRASFDLQALQRIIGPTNADTLGYVENLLTWNGNRFDSSRLNVAIIGSPLQSHF; from the coding sequence ATGCACTCGTCTTTCCATACACATAGGTACCAGCCAGATCGGTTAGCAACAGACGAATATTTGCTCGACATGAAACAAGGAGATGTAACTGGTGACGGTATACCTGATCAGATTTATTTAATTGGTCATAAACCGGATGGACCATCCGGTATATTCGCAGATCATATTACGCTAGTCATTCAAGATGGGTATTCACAGCAGCGAACAGTCGTTCCTTTACAAAATAATGCCGGTTATAACGCTGTCCTGCTGCTGGGCGACTTTGATAAAAATCAAATACCTGACATTTTGATCAGTATCGATTCCGGAGGAAGCGGCGGTTACGGCATTTTCTACATTTACTCCTTCGCTCACCATGCGCTTCACAAGCTGTTTGATTCAGACAGCTACAATCAACAATACAAATTTCGAGTCCAGTATGAAGATATGTACAAAGTATCGGTATCAAGTGCTCAGCTTGATTTGCTGTTTATAATTGATATAAGCAGCAAAGGGGCCGCTTATTTAGCCACTTATTACAACGAAAACGGAACGCTGAAGCAACCTCTGCAAGGTGAAGTGCTGGCTATCGCAGCATTAAACCCAATTATTACAGCCGAAAACCGTGCATCCTTTGATCTGCAGGCTCTTCAGCGCATCATTGGACCTACAAACGCTGATACGCTCGGTTATGTAGAGAATCTGCTGACATGGAATGGAAACAGGTTTGATTCCTCTAGATTAAACGTCGCTATAATCGGTAGTCCGCTCCAATCACATTTTTAA
- a CDS encoding collagen-like protein, producing the protein MAFMPPIGPQGPMGPMGPFGPFGPQGPQGPQGPMGPGQQGQPGMSGPTAPPPQFTPPQPAVSSFAIDPGAISGCLFRNTYVWMENGHGFWFFPVFVGRTSVSGFRWFGRSWGYTGIDLRRISSFTCF; encoded by the coding sequence ATGGCATTTATGCCTCCAATAGGCCCTCAGGGGCCAATGGGACCGATGGGGCCTTTCGGACCATTTGGACCGCAAGGTCCGCAAGGTCCACAAGGACCGATGGGACCAGGACAACAAGGTCAACCAGGTATGTCGGGTCCGACCGCTCCGCCTCCACAATTCACGCCGCCGCAGCCAGCTGTTTCGTCATTTGCAATTGATCCAGGAGCTATTTCCGGCTGTTTGTTCCGCAACACTTACGTATGGATGGAGAATGGTCATGGTTTCTGGTTTTTCCCTGTATTTGTTGGACGTACATCTGTCTCCGGTTTCCGTTGGTTCGGAAGATCATGGGGTTACACCGGTATAGATTTACGGAGAATCAGCTCTTTCACTTGCTTCTAA
- a CDS encoding ABC transporter permease codes for MTFRSLALSNIRGNWRSYSAFFLSSVFSVMIFYIYAAFLYHPEVTSGHIMAASKIRTGMVFCEYIIVIFSFLFVLYSNSAFLKTRQQEFGLFSLFGMTKVQLRKLVIYENAAIAALAIAVGIGLGMLFSKLFFMALTVLLNLQEAISFAAPIKAIGLTAGGFFVLFMLISIWTALRIGRTEIIDLLKAARKPKGQLVFSPWLVAISVVCLSAAYSMALVMNDGNFMLLALPILITVVIGTYFLFTQLSILLLRYIQKRSSIYYKRTNMIVFAQLGYKIKDNARILFIVSILSAIVMTALGTVYVMNIGAKKNMIEYSPFSLAYSEKGLNTHEVIDPGKLRQVVKEDGYKIVREAKAAGVLLNRFSVKWGDEEARDYDYDALVISATDYNKLAALTGQPSIQPENGKLTLIKSFLSKEREQAGIVKGSINGKEAAFDISGSVEAHVMNYLESNYFTFVMDDFSYMKLLSSVPEDELYVMYGYELSNWEKTAATVERLSKLVPEQFQSQTDFSRVKTLQEMNQTVSLTLFIGMFISLLFFIASGSMIYFKLFTELQEDQAQFKALVRIGMTKGEIRKIVVTQVGIVFFVPVIVGICHALFAMKALDNIMESSNWIYSFVVIGIYIVMQTLYFITACSSYMKSMLRGANA; via the coding sequence ATGACGTTCCGTTCGCTCGCGCTTAGTAACATTCGGGGCAACTGGCGATCGTACAGCGCATTTTTCCTGAGCAGTGTCTTTTCCGTTATGATCTTTTATATTTATGCAGCGTTTCTATACCATCCAGAAGTAACGAGCGGCCACATTATGGCGGCATCAAAAATTCGTACAGGCATGGTGTTTTGTGAATATATTATCGTCATATTCTCGTTTTTGTTTGTGCTCTATTCTAATTCAGCATTTCTCAAAACGAGGCAGCAGGAATTTGGTTTGTTCTCTTTATTCGGGATGACAAAAGTTCAGCTTCGAAAGCTTGTTATTTACGAGAATGCAGCCATCGCTGCGCTGGCCATTGCTGTAGGCATCGGTCTTGGCATGCTGTTCAGCAAGCTATTTTTTATGGCTCTAACGGTGCTTCTTAATTTGCAGGAAGCGATATCTTTTGCGGCTCCAATCAAAGCCATTGGCTTAACGGCAGGCGGATTTTTTGTTCTGTTCATGCTGATCTCCATTTGGACAGCACTTCGCATTGGACGAACCGAAATTATTGATTTGCTGAAAGCGGCTCGCAAGCCAAAAGGACAGCTCGTATTCTCGCCTTGGCTGGTTGCTATTTCTGTCGTTTGCTTATCGGCTGCATATAGCATGGCTTTGGTTATGAACGACGGGAATTTCATGCTTTTAGCCTTGCCAATACTAATTACTGTCGTTATCGGGACGTACTTTCTCTTTACTCAGCTGAGCATTTTGCTGCTCCGCTATATTCAAAAAAGATCATCGATCTATTATAAACGGACCAATATGATCGTGTTCGCACAGCTTGGCTATAAGATTAAGGATAATGCGCGTATTTTATTTATTGTATCTATTCTTAGCGCGATCGTTATGACTGCCCTTGGGACGGTATATGTGATGAACATCGGTGCCAAAAAAAATATGATAGAATACTCTCCTTTCTCATTAGCTTATAGTGAAAAAGGCTTGAATACACATGAGGTTATTGACCCAGGTAAGCTTAGACAAGTAGTCAAAGAGGACGGCTACAAAATTGTGCGTGAAGCAAAGGCAGCTGGCGTACTGTTGAATCGCTTTTCGGTTAAATGGGGAGATGAAGAGGCCCGTGATTATGATTATGATGCTTTGGTAATTTCAGCTACAGACTATAACAAGCTTGCAGCATTGACGGGTCAGCCGAGCATTCAGCCTGAGAATGGCAAGCTAACGCTTATAAAGTCCTTTTTATCAAAAGAAAGAGAACAAGCAGGTATTGTAAAAGGCAGCATTAATGGCAAGGAAGCGGCATTCGACATTAGCGGCTCGGTAGAAGCTCATGTTATGAATTATCTCGAAAGCAACTATTTTACTTTCGTTATGGACGATTTTTCTTACATGAAGCTGCTATCGAGTGTGCCAGAAGATGAGCTTTATGTGATGTATGGCTATGAATTAAGCAATTGGGAGAAAACAGCAGCTACGGTTGAGAGGCTTAGTAAGCTTGTGCCAGAACAATTTCAATCCCAAACCGATTTTAGCCGTGTAAAAACGCTGCAAGAAATGAATCAAACGGTTTCTTTGACTTTATTCATCGGTATGTTCATTAGTTTGCTATTCTTCATTGCATCGGGAAGCATGATTTATTTCAAGCTATTCACCGAGCTGCAAGAAGACCAAGCCCAGTTTAAAGCTTTAGTCCGCATCGGCATGACGAAGGGCGAGATTCGCAAAATTGTTGTAACGCAGGTCGGCATCGTCTTCTTTGTTCCCGTCATTGTTGGCATTTGTCACGCCTTGTTCGCGATGAAAGCACTCGACAACATTATGGAATCATCTAACTGGATTTACTCTTTCGTCGTTATAGGCATTTATATCGTGATGCAGACGTTGTACTTCATAACCGCATGCAGCAGCTACATGAAGAGCATGCTTCGCGGGGCAAACGCATAA